The Apium graveolens cultivar Ventura chromosome 11, ASM990537v1, whole genome shotgun sequence genome has a window encoding:
- the LOC141695232 gene encoding uncharacterized protein LOC141695232, which produces MTSQLIQNHRENAEIVTDEALCKKKSKELLQSINLPTGLLPLNDVVEVGHNHATGFVWLKQKKKKEHLFRAIGRKTSYDTEVTAFVENRRMMKLTGVKTKELFIWVSLSDIRIDDPSSGKITFGTPTGISRSFPVTAFEEEED; this is translated from the coding sequence ATGACGTCACAACTCATCCAAAACCACCGTGAGAACGCCGAGATAGTCACCGACGAGGCCCTTTGCAAGAAAAAATCAAAAGAGCTTCTCCAAAGCATCAACTTACCAACGGGCTTACTACCGCTAAACGACGTCGTTGAGGTAGGTCATAACCATGCAACAGGGTTTGTGTggcttaaacaaaagaagaaaaaGGAGCATTTATTCCGTGCGATAGGGCGCAAGACAAGCTACGATACGGAAGTGACTGCGTTCGTTGAGAACCGTCGGATGATGAAGTTGACAGGTGTCAAGACTAAGGAGCTTTTTATTTGGGTCAGTCTTTCGGATATCCGAATTGATGACCCGAGTTCGGGGAAGATTACGTTTGGTACCCCTACTGGAATTTCTAGGAGCTTTCCTGTCACGGCTTTCGAGGAAGAAGAGGATTAG